The genomic window TAGGTATAACAGAAGTGATAAGTTCTTTATCATTAGAAACTAATTCTAAGTAAGTTCTCATCCTTTTAACAATTGTTATTTTTCTTCTCTTAACCAGCTCATCAGAAGCTACCATTCCTCTAAACAATACATTGTCCGCTACAATAACACCATCTTCATTTAACAATCTTAAACAATGAGGTAAAAAATGATTGTAATGTCCTTTACCCGCATCCATAAAAATCATATCATATTTACCATCTAATCCTTCTAGAACTTCTAAACAATCACCTTCTAATATTTCAATACTATCTTCAAATCCATATTTTTTTATATTTTCTTTAGCTAACTTTATCATTTCTATATCACGTTCAATAGTTGTAATCTTACCTATTTCATTTGAAGATAAAGACATCAAAATTGATGAATAACCTATTGCAGTACCTAATTCCAATATTCGCTTAGGTTTATTCATAGTAACCATTAACTTTAAAAAATTTGCAACTTCCTTTTGAACAATAGGCACTCTATGTTCCTCTGCATAATCTTCTAATTCTTTTAAAATTCCATCTTCTTTTGGAATTAAATTTCTTATATATTCAACCATATACTCATGTGCTATTCCGCTCATTAAAATTCCTCCATTTAAGGCATATGAAAATAAATAACAAGTCAAAGATGCGACAGATATTTTGTGAAATACAATGACTTGGGTTCTGCTAATAGTTATTCTATTAGTAGGTTCCAAGGAAGAAGTAGTTCACAAAAAGACTAGCATACTGACTAGTTATTTATTTGAATGTGCCTAAGTAGACAAAAAAATCATCTTAAACAATGTTACAAGTCCTAAATGAAATTTTAGTTTCACCTAGAACTTGGAATTTATTATTTATATCCATATTGCCACTTACACCCACCTACATTGATGGACGTATTAGCAGCAGTAAGTATAGTACAAATAGGGTTTTTGGCTTAAGGTGGAGTCTTTAAACTCCACCTTAAGCCTTAGAAACCATTATCCAGGGTCATAGTGCCTCTCATCTTCACCCTATTGAAGATAGAGTATTAGTGGCGGCACACATCGGATAAATTACTTAAATTGTTTTTTATATCTTTCTTTAGCCTTTAAAAAATCTTTATAATTATTGGTAAAATAATGTTTTTCATTATCTTGTAGTACATAATATATATTTTCTGTATTTTTAGGATTTAGTGCAGCTTTAATAGACGGCTTCCCTGGTGAACATATCGGACCAACTGGAAGACCTTTTATCTTATAGGTATTATAGGGTGAATTAACTTTTAAGTCTTTCAAATACAACCTATCTTTATGCTCTCCTAAAGCATATAAAACTGTAGCATCTATTTGAAGCATCATCTTTCTTTTTAATCTATTAAAAACCACAGATGCAATTTCAGCTCTATCCTCGTCTATTCTAGCCTCTTTTTCCACTATTGATGCAATTATAACTATATCTTTTAGATTAGTAATTTCTTTATTCTCTTCTTTTTCAACTTCTTTTAAAACTTCTTCAAATCTATTTAACATAGCAGAAATTATTTTATTAGATGAAAAGCTTTTGTCAAACTCATAGGTATCAGGAAATAAATAACCTTCTAAAGGATATTTAGCTTTAATATTAGCTTTAATATTCTCTGGTAATTTATACTCCTTACAACTTTTAAGAAAATCTTTTTTTGAAACCAAACCTTTTTTTTCTAACAAATCACCTATACGCTCTACATCATATCCTTCAGGAATAGTGACACTTATCTTCATTCCTTTATTTAATGTGTCCACAAATTCTTTAATTGAAATATCACTAGGAATCACATATTCTCCTGATTTTATAGTAGTATTTAGCTTATTATTTTTAATATATATTTTCATTAATTGTTTATTTTTCATTAATCCATCTTTGTTTAATTTATCAATAACATAAAAAAGAGATTCTCCTTTATTTACAACAAATTCAACTTTATTGTTTTTGGTAATAAATGGATGGTTAATGTCATTTTTAACCTTTATTAATATCAATAAAACTAGAGCTACTACAATAATTATAACTGCACTGAATATCCTCTTCTTATTCATAAATTCACCTCATAAATAAATTTATTTGTTTCTTGAGGCTCTTTTTCTTTCTGTACTGTCAAGTAAGCTTTTTCTCATTCTAATACTCTTAGGGGTAACTTCAACATACTCATCTGAAGCTATAAATTCTATACATTGTTCAAGACTCATTTCTGGTATTGGTACAAGTTTTAAAGCATCATCTGAACCAGATGATCTTGTATTAGTAAGATGTTTTTTCTTACATACATTAACGTCTATATCATCAGCTCTTGAACACTCTCCTGCTATCATTCCTGCATAAACTGGTGTTCCTGCCTCTATAAACAATCTTCCTCTTTCTTGAGCATTAAATAATCCATAAGTTACAGCTTCCCCTGTTTCAAAAACTACAAGAGATCCTCTAGTTCTTTCTGGAATATCTCCTTTATATGGTTCATAAGCTTCAAATACATGGTTCATTATACCATTTCCCTTTGTATCTGTCATAAACTCATTTCTAAATCCTATTAACCCTCTTGCAGGTATCTTGAATTCTAATCTAGTGTAGCCATTAACAGCTGATGTCATATTTATCATTTCAGCCTTTCTTGGTCCAAGTTTTTCCATAACTACACCCATAAATTCTTCTGGAACATCAATAGTTAATAATTCTATTGGTTCTAACTTAACTCCATTTTCTTCATGGTATATAACAGATGGTTTTGAAACTTGGAATTCATATCCTTCTCTTCTCATAGTTTCAATTAATATAGAAAGATGTAATTCCCCTCTTCCACTAATTTTGAAACGATCTGGTGAATCAGTTTCTTCTACTTTTAAACTTACATTTGTTTCTAATTCTTTAAAGAATCTATCTCTTAATTGTCTAGATGTAACAAAATCACCTTCTTGACCTGCAAAAGGAGAATTATTAACCATAAAGTACATGCTAAGAGTAGGTTCATCTATATCCACAAATTCAACTGCTTCTGGACAAGATGTATCTGCTATAGTTTCTCCTATATTTATATCTGGTATACCAGAAACAGCTACTATTTCCCCTAGTTGAGCTTTATCAACTTCTTCTCTCTTTAATCCATTATAAACATACAAGTTTGCAGCTCTAACATTTCTTTTAGACCCATCTCTTCCTATTACAGTTACTTGTTGATTCTTTTGTATAGATCCTCTTTCTAATTTACCAATTCCAATTCTTCCAACATACTCATTATAATCAATTGTAGTGACTAATAATTGAAGAGGTTTGTCTATATACCCTGTTGGAGCCTTAACATTTTTTATAATAGTATCAAATAAAGGTTCCATATCCACTTCAGGATCTCCTAATTCTTTCTTAGCATGACCCGCTTTTGCAGAAGCATATACTATTGGAAAATCTAATTGCTCATCATCTGCACCTAATTCAACAAATAAATCAAAAATTTCATCTATAACCTCTTCTGGTCTTGCATTAGGTTTATCTATTTTATTTATTACAACTATAGGCTTTAAATGTAATTCCAAAGCTTTTTTTAATACAAATTTAGTTTGTGGCATTGCACCTTCATAAGCATCTACAACTAAAAGAACGCTATCTACCATTTTTAATACACGTTCAACTTCTCCTCCAAAATCAGCATGTCCTGGAGTATCAATTATATTTATCTTAACTCCATTATAAGAAACAGAAGTATTCTTAGAAAGTATTGTTATTCCTCTTTCTTTTTCTAAATCATTAGAATCCATTACTCTTTCATCCATTTTTTCATTTTCTCTAAAAACATGGCTTTGCTTTAGCATAGCATCTACTAAAGTTGTCTTACCATGGTCAACGTGTGCAATAATTGCAATATTCCTTATGTCATTTCTTTCAAATAACTCCATTTTACTTCCTCCATCGTTTATCTATTATTTAACATTAATTGTATACACAAATAAAAATTGGATACTCAATGTATCCAATTCATACTTACCATATCTATGATAATATTATAAAATTAAAAAGTCAACATTTGCAGAAAAAAGTTGCTTTTCATCGTCAAAATTAAGGTTTACATTTATGGGGACATCTAACATTTCGGTCACATTTTTCCATAAAACTAAAACCTGACTTCTGCTTAACTACATCCCATTATTTTAAATAAGATGCAAATTCATATATTTTATCATATATACTTAGATGACTGATACTTCTAAATTATATTTCCATAATTATTGGAAGTATCATCGGTTTTCTCTTCGTTCTCTCATATAAAAACATTCTTAACACTTCTTTTACTTTCGATTTTATTACTGCCCATTCCGTAATATGTTTATCTTCACATTCCTTTAAGGCATCTCTAACTATTAATCTTGCTTCTTCCATTAAATCTTCTGATTCTCTAACATATACAAATCCTCTAGAAATTATATCTGGTCCAGCTATAACTTTACCATTTTCTTTAGCAATAGTTACAACTACTGTTAATATACCATCTTGAGATAAATGTCTTCTATCTCTTAAAACAATATTTCCAACATCTCCAACGCCAAGTCCATCAACAAACACTTGACCAGATGACACAGTCCCACTTTTCTTAATATAGTCTCTAGTTACCTCAATAACATCTCCATTATCAGCTATAACAACATTTTTATCTTGCAATCCTAATTTAACTGCTAAATCTCCATGCTGTTTTAACATTCTATACTCCCCATGAACAGGTATGAAAAATTTTGGTTTTACTAAAGTATGCATTAATTTCAATTCTTCTTGACAAGCGTGCCCCGAAACATGGACATCTGCAAGAGCTTCATATATTACATTAGCTCCCTGTTTAAATAATTGATTAATAACCTTAGACACTAATTTCTCATTTCCCGGAATAGGTGTTGCTGAAATAATAACCATATCTCCTGGTATAATATTAACTTTCTTATGATCAGAAGATGCCATTCTAGAGAGAGCAGACATAGGTTCCCCCTGACTTCCCGTAGTAATAATAGTTATTCTGTTACTAGGATATTTTTTTATGTCATCTATACTTATTAAAGTACCTTCTTCATATTTTAAATATCCTAATTCAGATGCTACTCCAACAATATTTTCCATACTTCTGCCTGAAACCGCAACTTTTCTTCCAAACTTAGCCGAGGCAGTAATAATCTGTTGGATTCTGTGAATATTAGATGCAAAAGTTGCTACTATTATTCTACCATCTGCCTTTAAGAAAATATTTTCAAAGGTTTCACCTACTGTTCTTTCTGACATTGTATAGCCCGGTCTTTCAACATTAGTACTATCCGCCATCATTACTATTACCCCTTCTTTCCCAAGCTCAGCAAACCTAGCTAAGTCAGCTACTTGGCCATCGATAGGTGTATAGTCTATTTTAAAATCTCCAGTATGTAAAATTATACCTACAGGTGTATGAATAGCTATTGCAACTGAATCCGCAATACTATGACTAGTTCTTATAAATTCTAAAGATAAATTATCTAATTTTATTATATCTTTATGTTGTACTCTATATAATTTACAAGAGCTTAGAAGTCCATTTTCTTTTAGCCTGTTTTCTACAATACCTAAAGTTAATTTAGTACCATATACAGGCACATTCAATTCCTTTAGAACATATGGTAAGGCCCCAATATGATCTTCATGACCATGAGTTAAAAATATGCCTTTGACTTTATCTCTATTTTTAACTAAGTAACCTATATCAGGTATAACTACATCTATACCTAACATCTCATCATCTGGAAAACTAAGTCCGCAATCTATAACAACTATTTCATTTTTGTATTCAATAGCTGTTAAATTTTTGCCTACTTCATTTAATCCGCCTAAAGGAATAATCTTTATTTTATCTTTTTCTCTTCTCAATAACCTACCCTCCTTCTTTATGTTTTTATTTGAATTGTTTTTGTTAATCTTATTTATTTTTTCAAACATTTACTACAAACTCCATAAAATTTAACACTATGATTTTCTATTTTAAACTCATACTCTTTTTCAACTTTTCTTTCTATTGAATCAAGCAAGTCTCCTTCTACTTCTATAACATTACCGCATCTTGTACATATCAAATGATGATGCTGATGTATCTCATCCTCATTTACTAACTCATATCTATTACAACCATCATCTAAATTTAATTTACAAATCACATTAATTTCTTCTAACAATTGTATAGTTCTATACACTGTAGCTAATCCTATTTCAGGGCATTCTATCTTCACAAGGTCATACAATTCCTCTGCAGTAAGGTGTTTCCCTTTATTATCTATAACCATATTAACAATAGCTCTTCTTTGTGGTGTTAATTTATATCCTTTTAATTTTAACTTATCTTTTAATTTTTCAATTTGCGTTGGAGACACTTTTGACATTTTAATACCTCACTTTGAAAAACATAATAATATAATATTTTATAGTTTAAATTTAGTTTAATATTATTTTATCATTTTGTCAATTGATAATCATTATTATTTTTTTACATCTAGTTAAGATTGTCACTTTCCATACTTAATGTCTCATAGGCTTCAGTAATCATTCTAAATTCCTCATCATCTTCAATAGTTACAAATACATCTTCTCCATTTGTATCTTTATCTATTCTAAAAGCTATAGCTTCATCTTCTTCGGTATCTACTGGGATTACTATTACATATTCTTTATCTTCTATGTCAAATTTCATTAATAACTCAAATTCAACTTCACTACCATCTTCATCTTTTAATACTATAGTATCAAACTCTTCGTTCATTATTATCACTCCTTTTATAAACTATCTAAATACCCCTGTAATATATATACTGCAGCTACTTTGTCAACTATTTTTTTTCGTTTTGCTCTCGATAAATCTGCTTCAAGCATAGCTCTATGGGCAGCAGAAGTTGAAAGTCTCTCATCCCACATTTTTATTGGAAGAGTGATATCTTGTTTTAATAATTCACAAAATTTCAAAACCTTCTCTCCTTGTTCTCCCACTGTACCATTCATATTTTTAGGAAATCCACAAAGTATATTTTCCACTTCATATTCTTTGCATATTTTCTGCAACTCTTCAATATCACTTTTTATGTTTTTTCTTCTAATTGTAGTTATACCTTGTGCAGTTAGTCCCAAAGGATCACTTATAGCAACTCCTATTGTTCTATCTCCAACATCTAATCCTAGTACTCTCATATAGTTTCTCCTCACAGATATATTATACGTAATGTTAAAATAAAAATGCCCAAAAGGGCATTTTATTTAATTGACAAATAAGCTTTTAGAACTTCTTCAAGAATTTCATCTCTTTCCAATTTTCTAACTAAAGCTCTTGCTCCATTATAGTTAGTAATGTAAGTAGGATCACCTGAAATTAAATATCCGACCAATTGGTTAATAGGATTATATCCTTTTTCTTTTAAAGAGTCATTTACTTGTGTCAAAATAGTTCTTGTTAAATCCTTTTTGTTTTTAGGAATATCAAATTGCATTGTATTTTGATCAATACCCATAACTGCTTCACCTTCCTTTTGAGATATGCAGCCTAAATTATTTATCTTTAAACTTATTATAAACTAAATTAAATAAAAAGTACACTATTTTGATAGATTTTCCACTATATATTGAACCTGACTTATTGCTTCATTAATTTTTTCTGGATTTTTACCACCAGCTTGAGCCATGTCAGGTCTTCCACCGCCGCCGCCGCCAGCTATTTTAGCAACTTCTTTTATTATTTTACCACAATGGATACCTTTTGAAACAGCATCTTTAGTAGCCATAGCAATTAATTGAACTTTTTCTCCATCTGTACTTCCTAGAACAACTAATCCACTACCTATTTTATCTTTTATTTTATCAGCTAAGTTTCTCAAAGCCTCTCCATCTACATCCTTCAATACTCCAGTAGCATACTTAATCCCATTTGCTTCTTTAATATCTTTTATGATTTCATCCTCTGATCCACTAGCAAGTTTTGCTTTAAGTGCAGATATTTCTTTTTCTTTTTCCTTGAGATCATTCAATTGTTGTTGAATTCTATTTAATATATCTTTTTGTGAACATTTAAGAGCATTGCTTATGTCATTTAAAAGTTCATTTTTACCTTCAACATATTTTAATGCATTCTCACCTGTAACTGCTTCTATTCTTCTTATGCCTGCAGCAATTCCATTTTCAGATAAAATTTTGAATAAACCAATTTTTCCTGAATTGCTTATATGAGTTCCTCCACAAAGTTCTGTACTAAAACCTCCTACACTTACAACTCTAACTTTATCTCCATATTTTTCATCAAATAATGCCATAGCACCAGATTCTCTAGCTTCTTCTAAAGTCATTAATTGAGTTTCTACATTGTAAGTTTTCATTATATTATTATTTACAATCTTTTCAATTTTTATTAATTCTTCTTCACTTACAGAAGTAAAATGAGTAAAGTCAAATCTTAATCTTTCATCATCTACATATGATCCTGATTGATGAACATGTTCTCCAAGAACCTCACGTAATGCTTCATGAAGCATATGTGTAGCTGTATGATTTTTTGCTATACTCTCTCTTCTATTCTTATCAACTTTAAGAGTTACAATATCTTCTAAACTAATTGATCCTTCTTCAACTTCTACAAATTGAACTATTTTGCCTCCAATATTCTTTTTACAATCTTCAACCTTTGCTTTAAAGTTGTCACTACATATAACTCCTTTATCTCCTACTTGACCACCCATTTCTGGATAAAAAGGAGTAACTTCTGTAACTATAATTCCTTTTTCACCTTTTTCTATAGAAGATGCAAATTCATCATTTTTAATTATAAAGCTAACTTTAGAATCTAATTCTACTTTACTATATCCATCAAATTCAGTTTCTATTTCAGATGGTATTGTATCAAGAACTTTAACATCAGTTCCCATATAAGTACTTTCTTCTCTTGCAGCCCTTGCTCTTTCTCTTTGAATTTTCATTTCCTCATTAAATCCATCTAAGTCGATATCAATTTCTTTTTCTTCAAGTATTTCCTGTGTTAATTCAACTGGGAATCCATAAGTATCATATAACTTAAATATTTTCTCTCCTGAAAGTACCTTTACTCCCTCTTTCTCCATATCTTCAATGTATTGTCTTAATATTTCTATACCAGCATCTATAGTCTCTCCAAATCTTTCTTCTTCTATGGAAATAACTTTCTTAAT from Clostridium sp. MB40-C1 includes these protein-coding regions:
- a CDS encoding O-methyltransferase, which gives rise to MSGIAHEYMVEYIRNLIPKEDGILKELEDYAEEHRVPIVQKEVANFLKLMVTMNKPKRILELGTAIGYSSILMSLSSNEIGKITTIERDIEMIKLAKENIKKYGFEDSIEILEGDCLEVLEGLDGKYDMIFMDAGKGHYNHFLPHCLRLLNEDGVIVADNVLFRGMVASDELVKRRKITIVKRMRTYLELVSNDKELITSVIPMGDGIAVTTRRNTHE
- the mltG gene encoding endolytic transglycosylase MltG, encoding MNKKRIFSAVIIIVVALVLLILIKVKNDINHPFITKNNKVEFVVNKGESLFYVIDKLNKDGLMKNKQLMKIYIKNNKLNTTIKSGEYVIPSDISIKEFVDTLNKGMKISVTIPEGYDVERIGDLLEKKGLVSKKDFLKSCKEYKLPENIKANIKAKYPLEGYLFPDTYEFDKSFSSNKIISAMLNRFEEVLKEVEKEENKEITNLKDIVIIASIVEKEARIDEDRAEIASVVFNRLKRKMMLQIDATVLYALGEHKDRLYLKDLKVNSPYNTYKIKGLPVGPICSPGKPSIKAALNPKNTENIYYVLQDNEKHYFTNNYKDFLKAKERYKKQFK
- the typA gene encoding translational GTPase TypA yields the protein MELFERNDIRNIAIIAHVDHGKTTLVDAMLKQSHVFRENEKMDERVMDSNDLEKERGITILSKNTSVSYNGVKINIIDTPGHADFGGEVERVLKMVDSVLLVVDAYEGAMPQTKFVLKKALELHLKPIVVINKIDKPNARPEEVIDEIFDLFVELGADDEQLDFPIVYASAKAGHAKKELGDPEVDMEPLFDTIIKNVKAPTGYIDKPLQLLVTTIDYNEYVGRIGIGKLERGSIQKNQQVTVIGRDGSKRNVRAANLYVYNGLKREEVDKAQLGEIVAVSGIPDINIGETIADTSCPEAVEFVDIDEPTLSMYFMVNNSPFAGQEGDFVTSRQLRDRFFKELETNVSLKVEETDSPDRFKISGRGELHLSILIETMRREGYEFQVSKPSVIYHEENGVKLEPIELLTIDVPEEFMGVVMEKLGPRKAEMINMTSAVNGYTRLEFKIPARGLIGFRNEFMTDTKGNGIMNHVFEAYEPYKGDIPERTRGSLVVFETGEAVTYGLFNAQERGRLFIEAGTPVYAGMIAGECSRADDIDVNVCKKKHLTNTRSSGSDDALKLVPIPEMSLEQCIEFIASDEYVEVTPKSIRMRKSLLDSTERKRASRNK
- a CDS encoding ribonuclease J, with product MRREKDKIKIIPLGGLNEVGKNLTAIEYKNEIVVIDCGLSFPDDEMLGIDVVIPDIGYLVKNRDKVKGIFLTHGHEDHIGALPYVLKELNVPVYGTKLTLGIVENRLKENGLLSSCKLYRVQHKDIIKLDNLSLEFIRTSHSIADSVAIAIHTPVGIILHTGDFKIDYTPIDGQVADLARFAELGKEGVIVMMADSTNVERPGYTMSERTVGETFENIFLKADGRIIVATFASNIHRIQQIITASAKFGRKVAVSGRSMENIVGVASELGYLKYEEGTLISIDDIKKYPSNRITIITTGSQGEPMSALSRMASSDHKKVNIIPGDMVIISATPIPGNEKLVSKVINQLFKQGANVIYEALADVHVSGHACQEELKLMHTLVKPKFFIPVHGEYRMLKQHGDLAVKLGLQDKNVVIADNGDVIEVTRDYIKKSGTVSSGQVFVDGLGVGDVGNIVLRDRRHLSQDGILTVVVTIAKENGKVIAGPDIISRGFVYVRESEDLMEEARLIVRDALKECEDKHITEWAVIKSKVKEVLRMFLYERTKRKPMILPIIMEI
- a CDS encoding Fur family transcriptional regulator: MSKVSPTQIEKLKDKLKLKGYKLTPQRRAIVNMVIDNKGKHLTAEELYDLVKIECPEIGLATVYRTIQLLEEINVICKLNLDDGCNRYELVNEDEIHQHHHLICTRCGNVIEVEGDLLDSIERKVEKEYEFKIENHSVKFYGVCSKCLKK
- a CDS encoding DUF1292 domain-containing protein, yielding MNEEFDTIVLKDEDGSEVEFELLMKFDIEDKEYVIVIPVDTEEDEAIAFRIDKDTNGEDVFVTIEDDEEFRMITEAYETLSMESDNLN
- the ruvX gene encoding Holliday junction resolvase RuvX, which encodes MRVLGLDVGDRTIGVAISDPLGLTAQGITTIRRKNIKSDIEELQKICKEYEVENILCGFPKNMNGTVGEQGEKVLKFCELLKQDITLPIKMWDERLSTSAAHRAMLEADLSRAKRKKIVDKVAAVYILQGYLDSL
- a CDS encoding IreB family regulatory phosphoprotein is translated as MGIDQNTMQFDIPKNKKDLTRTILTQVNDSLKEKGYNPINQLVGYLISGDPTYITNYNGARALVRKLERDEILEEVLKAYLSIK
- the alaS gene encoding alanine--tRNA ligase, encoding MEKMGLNQVREAYLKFFESKKHLRLDSFSLVPKNDKSLLLINAGMAPLKPYFTGLQVPPSKRVTTCQKCIRTGDIENVGKTSRHATFFEMLGNFSFGDYFKNEIIPWAWEFVTEVLKLPKEKLYVTIYLDDDEAYELWTTKTDVDPKHIFRLGKEDNFWEHGVGPCGPCSEIHFYKDSGEIKSAEDFVEKSEADRAVEFWNLVFTQFDKDEEGNYNRLQFPNIDTGMGLERMATIMQGVDTIFEVDTIKSILGKVSELVGVKYGEDKKVDVSLRIITDHVRSVSFMISDGILPSNEGRGYVLRRLLRRAARHGRLLGLQDAFLNKLVDTVVENSGEAYPEIKEKQEYIKKVISIEEERFGETIDAGIEILRQYIEDMEKEGVKVLSGEKIFKLYDTYGFPVELTQEILEEKEIDIDLDGFNEEMKIQRERARAAREESTYMGTDVKVLDTIPSEIETEFDGYSKVELDSKVSFIIKNDEFASSIEKGEKGIIVTEVTPFYPEMGGQVGDKGVICSDNFKAKVEDCKKNIGGKIVQFVEVEEGSISLEDIVTLKVDKNRRESIAKNHTATHMLHEALREVLGEHVHQSGSYVDDERLRFDFTHFTSVSEEELIKIEKIVNNNIMKTYNVETQLMTLEEARESGAMALFDEKYGDKVRVVSVGGFSTELCGGTHISNSGKIGLFKILSENGIAAGIRRIEAVTGENALKYVEGKNELLNDISNALKCSQKDILNRIQQQLNDLKEKEKEISALKAKLASGSEDEIIKDIKEANGIKYATGVLKDVDGEALRNLADKIKDKIGSGLVVLGSTDGEKVQLIAMATKDAVSKGIHCGKIIKEVAKIAGGGGGGRPDMAQAGGKNPEKINEAISQVQYIVENLSK